Proteins from one Longimicrobium sp. genomic window:
- a CDS encoding CBS domain-containing protein — protein sequence MARYGRDFDRTRWGRGGEGGTGGSGFYGGGDEYGSHWQGGGGGMGRGWGSEYGGMGSSGRGGWGGGEGGWGGGEYGGMGSDAGGYQGGGYGGGYSGFGSGGGSYDNDFGAGGGWGSGGGGRGGWGGGMTRGRGGDLYSAGGYGYETGGYGGMRDYGGGGTGGGYYGGGSTGGSSFGGAGSTLGGRDFETGYTGGGDWGARDTGLGRGGSRGGGYGGGYGSGGGMSGGQDETRRVRAADIMTENPECVTPDSSLAEAAQKMRDLNVGIIPVVDSETNKRLRGVVTDRDITIRAVAEGMDARGTKVSEVMTTEVESCNKNDTVADILRVMESEQVRRVPITDREGRLVGIVAQADVARDIDTPRGEQRVADTLERISEPTGRGGRGGTRSSQSRGGTGGGRSTGGMSAGGTGSGGGMSAGGTGLGGGTGRTGSGGGSNLGGTGESGSGSWGGGETS from the coding sequence ATGGCACGCTACGGACGGGACTTCGACCGTACACGGTGGGGACGCGGAGGCGAGGGGGGGACCGGCGGCTCCGGCTTCTACGGCGGCGGGGACGAGTACGGCTCGCACTGGCAGGGCGGCGGCGGCGGGATGGGCCGCGGCTGGGGGAGCGAGTACGGCGGGATGGGCTCCAGCGGCCGCGGCGGCTGGGGCGGCGGTGAAGGCGGCTGGGGCGGCGGTGAGTACGGCGGGATGGGCTCCGACGCCGGCGGCTACCAGGGCGGCGGGTACGGCGGCGGCTACAGCGGCTTCGGCAGCGGCGGCGGCTCGTACGACAACGACTTCGGCGCCGGCGGCGGCTGGGGCAGCGGTGGCGGCGGCCGCGGCGGCTGGGGCGGCGGGATGACCCGCGGCCGCGGCGGCGACCTGTACAGCGCCGGCGGCTACGGCTACGAGACCGGCGGCTACGGCGGGATGCGCGACTACGGCGGGGGCGGCACCGGCGGCGGCTACTACGGCGGCGGCTCGACCGGCGGCAGCTCGTTCGGCGGCGCCGGCAGCACCCTGGGCGGGCGCGACTTCGAGACCGGCTACACCGGCGGCGGCGACTGGGGCGCCCGCGACACCGGCCTGGGCCGGGGCGGCAGCCGCGGCGGCGGGTACGGCGGCGGCTACGGCAGCGGCGGCGGGATGTCGGGCGGGCAGGACGAGACCCGGCGGGTGCGCGCGGCCGACATCATGACCGAGAACCCCGAGTGCGTCACCCCCGACAGCTCGCTGGCCGAGGCCGCGCAGAAGATGCGCGACCTGAACGTGGGGATCATCCCCGTGGTCGACAGCGAGACCAACAAGCGGCTGCGCGGCGTGGTCACCGACCGCGACATCACCATCCGCGCGGTGGCCGAGGGGATGGACGCCCGCGGCACCAAGGTCTCCGAGGTGATGACCACCGAGGTCGAGAGCTGCAACAAGAACGACACGGTGGCCGACATCCTCCGGGTGATGGAGAGCGAGCAGGTGCGCCGCGTTCCCATCACCGACCGCGAGGGGCGCCTGGTGGGGATCGTGGCGCAGGCCGACGTGGCCCGCGACATCGACACCCCACGCGGCGAGCAGCGCGTGGCCGACACCCTGGAGCGCATCTCCGAGCCCACCGGCCGCGGCGGGCGCGGCGGCACGCGCTCCAGCCAGTCCCGCGGCGGGACGGGCGGCGGCCGCTCGACGGGCGGGATGAGCGCCGGCGGGACCGGCTCCGGCGGCGGCATGAGCGCCGGCGGGACCGGCCTGGGCGGCGGCACCGGCCGCACGGGCTCGGGCGGCGGCAGCAACCTCGGCGGCACCGGCGAGTCGGGCAGCGGGAGCTGGGGCGGCGGCGAGACCTCCTGA